TGTCCTGGAGGCTCATAGGTGCGGTCATAATGGTGCACGGGGACGATAAAGGTCTGATACTTCCTCCAAAGATCGCACCCATACAGGTAGTTGTCGTACCCATCTTCTATAAAGATAAGCCTAATGAGAAACTCGCTTCTAAGGCAAAGGCTCTGACCAACCTTCTCACAGAAAACGGCCTAAGAGCCTATTGCGATGATAGGGAAGAGTATACACCAGGTTGGAAGTTTAACGATTGGGAGCTCAAGGGTGTACCACTTAGGCTGGAGATCGGCCCCAGAGACCTTGAAAACCGTACAGTTACTTTCGCCCTAAGAGATACGGGTGAAAGGGTTATTGTTGAGGAGGGCGCTGTTGTTGAGAAGGCTAGAGAGCTGCTTGATGCTTTACAAAGTAGGCTTAAGAAGAGATCTGAAGCTATGTTTAGAGAACTATGCTCAACCGCAGAATCTTATGAAGAGTTTAAGCGGATCTTAGCCTCCAAGGGTGGCTTCATAAAAACGGGCTGGTGCGGAGATCAAAAGTGTGAAGTTACGATCAAAGAGGAGACGGGCGCCGACATAAGAGTTGTGCCCTTTGAGGCAGATCCTTCGCTTAAGAAATGCGTTTATTGTGGTAGAGAAGCAAAGATCACAGCTTATTTCGCAAGAGCCTATTAAGCAGTCTTCGTTAAAAGGAAGAGTTGATATGTAAGAGGTTAGCAGAGATAGCTGATGGAGGTAGTCGCTGATTTACACATCCATTCTAGGTACAGCGCAGCAACAAGTGAGGATATGAAGATAAGCGCCATAGCATACTACGGTAAGATAAAGGGGCTGAATCTGATAGGCACAGGCGATGCTCTGCACCCTAAATGGCTTCAAGAGTTAGAGGATGAGCTGCTGCCAGAGGGTAATGGGCTTTATGTGAGTAAAAGGGTAGCAGATGGCCCAAGGTTTATGGTTACGGTGGAGGTTGCTACAGTCTTCGAATACGAGGGTAAGAGTAGGAGGATACATCACCTAATACTGCTACCCTCTTTGGATGAAGGGAAGCAGCTAGCCGATCTTCTTAAGAATAAAGGGAACATTTCGCAAGACGGTCGCCCCACTTTCAACATGGATGCAGCCGAGCTCCTCGACATAACCACTTCGCTCTCAAAGCAGATAGAAGTCATCCCGGCGCACATCTGGACGCCTTGGTGGAGCCTCTTCGGCTCTGTAAGCGGCTTTAACCTTGTGGAAGAATGCTACCAAGACAAGGCTTGCGAGATTCACGCACTCGAGACCGGGTTATCGAGCGACCCGCTTATGAACTGGCGCCTCAGCCACCTCGACAAATATCTACTTGTTTCAAACAGCGACTCTCATTCACCTCTCCCACATAGGCTCGGTAGAGAGGCTAATGTGTTTGAATTGACGGAGTTGAACTATGGCGAGGTGATAAGCGCCATAAGGAGGAGCGGTAAGAGTAGGCTGAAGTATACGATTGAAACATATCCGCAGTACGGCAAGTATCACTGGACTGGGCATAGACTGTGCAATGTATCTATGTCGCCCCAAGAAGCGTTGAAAGTGAACTGCATTTGCCCAAAATGCGGTAAGAAGATGACACTAGGTGTAGAGCAGAGGGTAGAGGAATTGGCTGATAGACCACTAGGCTACAGACCGCAGAACGCACCAGACTTCAAATACATGCTTCCTCTCGGTGAAATCATAGGTAGTGTTTTAGGCACATCCACCTTTACGAAAACTGTTCAGAGCAAGTACAATACGCTTATAGAAGCTTTCGGTAGCGAATTTAACGCAGCCTTTAACGCACCGTATTCCAAGATCAGTAGGTTAGTCGGACCTGAAGTTGCATCAGCAATAAAAGCGGTTAGGGAGAATAGGGTTAGGATTAAACCCGGTTTCGACGGGGTTTATGGTGAGATAAGCTTCCCAGACCTTGAGGGAAAGAGGGTTGCGAAGGGGACTCTGGATGACTGGTCTTAACTTCTTATCAATAATACTAGTGAGGCGATTACTAGGATGAGAGGTACTGCGAACACAGCGTACCACACAACACCAATCCTCCAAAGCAGATAGAGAGTTAGCGGCGAAACTAGGAGCAAGAGAAGGGATAGCCCACGCCTCAAACTTCTTGAAGAAGTTGAGCGCATGCCTCTAACTCTAAAAAGGAGGGTGAGCACCATCAGCAGCGCTGGGAAGATAAGCGCATATCTTCCTTGCAGGAATAATATTAATCCGCTGCTTAAGTTAAACCCTGTGGAGAGTAGGGCGATTATCAGAGCTGTTATGAAGCAGAAGACCGCTAATCTTGTAACACGCCTATCTATAACGTCAATAGGGCTTAGATATCTAGCGTCTAAGACCACCGCTACGCAAACGGCGACCAAACCTACTAAGAAGATTACAGGCTCTCTTGTCAGTTGTGTGTATACTTGCTGGAGCGCCGCTAAATCTGCGCCTCCAGCAACCCAGTTCCAGAGCCCGTAGACTCCGTTGAGTAGTATTGGGATGATGTAGAGGATAAAGGCGGCGTCTTCGACGCTATCCTTCTTCATCAAACACCCCATCCATCTGCCCCGAAGCCCCTTCCTTTAATGTTTTCTCATCGCCGAGGGTTTTCCGCGCGAAGGTTAGGTAGGCTGTATGGCCGATCATTCTTGTGGCCGGTCGGGTAGCGCCTGTCTTTACCTGCATGCTCCTAACCAGCACCTCTATGCATTCTATGTCGACAAACCCGGCGTTAAGCAGAGCCTCGTGTGTCTTCTCGACTTGATTGAATGTTGGGGATATGGAGACAAGTCTCCCCGAGCCTTTAAGAGCCCTCCAAGCGGCATCTACCAGCCTCCACGGATCGCCTACGTCAAGAACCGCTACGTCAGCATCTGTTACACCAAAGCCTTGAGAAGCATCCCCTGCTATTAGCGTTACATAATCTAAAAGCCCACTCCTCTTGAGGTTCCTCCGCGCCACGTCCAGAAATTCTTCCCTCACCTCCATCGAATATACATGCCCGTTTGGTTTGACGATGTTCGCTAAGAACATTGTGAGAGCTCCGCTTCCTGTGCCCGCCTCTACTACTTTGGAGCCTGAAGTTAACCCGGTCTTGGCGACTATCAGCCCCATATCCTTAGGGTATACGACTTGAGTTCTTCTTTCGCATTTAAGCACGTAGTCTTCGATTGTAGGTTTGAGGAGCCAGAAGGTTCTTCCTAGGCTGGATTTAACGGGTTCACCATACCTCTTACCTATTAGGTTAGAGCCTTCTATGTAGCCTGCGTGTGTGTGTATCCTTTTATCTGCTTTGACCTTTATTAGCCAGCGTTTTTCTCCACCAAGATATAGTAGCACATCGTCGCCTTCGTTGATCACTTCCCCCATCGCACCTACTTACCGCATTTAACTTTAAATATCCTTTACCCCCATCTATTGGCTCGAAGAAAGGACGTAATAAGGTATGTCAGAAGACGTAGAGCATCCTGAAGGCGAGCGTGAAAGGAGAAGGCAGAGAATACCGAAGATCTTCTTTAAACCAAAGCCGGTTAAAGTGGGAGACGAACTCGAAGTCACTGTCTCAGAGGTCAGTAGAAGAGGAGACGGGCTTATAAGGATCGAGGGCTACGTAATATTCATACCCAACACAAAGCAAGGGGATACGGTAAAGATAAGAATCACGCAGATCCGCCCGAACTACGCAGTAGCCCAAGTCATCTGAAGATGCCCTCTAGTCGGCTACCAGTAGCCGACCCACCTCTTCCTATTTTTCACTCTTTAGCGGTTTGCTAGGTGTATCCAGCCCCTTCTTTCCAGAGCCTTCTTCCCACTCGAGTTTACGTATTCTACCGCTGCTTCCCCTTCTTGAACCTCACCTATCACCCTCACACCTCTGCCTAGGGCTCTAGCTAACTGCTGCACCTCATCCAACCTCTCTTTCGGCGTTGTGAATACGATCTCATACTCCTCACCCGAATAGAAGACAATATCCTCCAGATTCAAGCCATGCTCTTCGCAGAATTCGATCAGCCCAGGCGCGGCTGGAATCTCGTGGACGACTATCTTAAGCGAGCTCGCCTCAGCCAAGGTGTAGAGTGATATTGCTAAGCCGTCGCTTGAGTCAATGCTTGAGGACATAAGCTTCTTCTCAGCAAGCGCTAACCCCAGCTCAAGCGGCGGTTTCGGCTTTAAGACGGCTGAGACCGCTCTTCCAGCGAAACCACTACCAACTCTGCCGTATCTTGAGAGTACGTATAGGCCTGCGCCTGTGTATCCGAAGTCTCCTGTTACAACTACCGCGTCCCCTACTTTCGCGCCTCCC
This sequence is a window from Nitrososphaerota archaeon. Protein-coding genes within it:
- a CDS encoding TRAM domain-containing protein, coding for MSEDVEHPEGERERRRQRIPKIFFKPKPVKVGDELEVTVSEVSRRGDGLIRIEGYVIFIPNTKQGDTVKIRITQIRPNYAVAQVI
- a CDS encoding DNA helicase UvrD, with protein sequence MEVVADLHIHSRYSAATSEDMKISAIAYYGKIKGLNLIGTGDALHPKWLQELEDELLPEGNGLYVSKRVADGPRFMVTVEVATVFEYEGKSRRIHHLILLPSLDEGKQLADLLKNKGNISQDGRPTFNMDAAELLDITTSLSKQIEVIPAHIWTPWWSLFGSVSGFNLVEECYQDKACEIHALETGLSSDPLMNWRLSHLDKYLLVSNSDSHSPLPHRLGREANVFELTELNYGEVISAIRRSGKSRLKYTIETYPQYGKYHWTGHRLCNVSMSPQEALKVNCICPKCGKKMTLGVEQRVEELADRPLGYRPQNAPDFKYMLPLGEIIGSVLGTSTFTKTVQSKYNTLIEAFGSEFNAAFNAPYSKISRLVGPEVASAIKAVRENRVRIKPGFDGVYGEISFPDLEGKRVAKGTLDDWS
- the thiL gene encoding thiamine-phosphate kinase — translated: MVEKADEISIINTFLEVLGQPKLGYSRIGDDVAHLPYSGGKVVVKCDMLVGETDVPQGMTYRETARKAFVSVVSDFAAKGVKPDAALVSLGIPPTLTLEDVRELALGVKDARDEFGFQFLGGDTNEAKDLVIDCVMIGYAEHVVERGGAKVGDAVVVTGDFGYTGAGLYVLSRYGRVGSGFAGRAVSAVLKPKPPLELGLALAEKKLMSSSIDSSDGLAISLYTLAEASSLKIVVHEIPAAPGLIEFCEEHGLNLEDIVFYSGEEYEIVFTTPKERLDEVQQLARALGRGVRVIGEVQEGEAAVEYVNSSGKKALERRGWIHLANR
- a CDS encoding tRNA (adenine-N1)-methyltransferase, producing MGEVINEGDDVLLYLGGEKRWLIKVKADKRIHTHAGYIEGSNLIGKRYGEPVKSSLGRTFWLLKPTIEDYVLKCERRTQVVYPKDMGLIVAKTGLTSGSKVVEAGTGSGALTMFLANIVKPNGHVYSMEVREEFLDVARRNLKRSGLLDYVTLIAGDASQGFGVTDADVAVLDVGDPWRLVDAAWRALKGSGRLVSISPTFNQVEKTHEALLNAGFVDIECIEVLVRSMQVKTGATRPATRMIGHTAYLTFARKTLGDEKTLKEGASGQMDGVFDEEG